The following are encoded together in the Salvia hispanica cultivar TCC Black 2014 chromosome 6, UniMelb_Shisp_WGS_1.0, whole genome shotgun sequence genome:
- the LOC125195668 gene encoding protein CLP1 homolog encodes MAYGGPAVAQTAPPGSSETVRQVKLDKECELRVEVGPNFPLRLRLLTGTAEIFGTEIPPEIHLTFPPGHKFAVFTWYGATIEIDGITETDYTADETPMISYINVHAVLDARRNRAKGSPSDSDDSQGPRVIVVGPTDSGKSTLSRMLLSWAAKQGWKPTFVDLDIGQGSITIPGCIAATPIELPIDPVEGIPLDMPLVYFHGHVTPSANVELYKVLVKELAQVLERQFTGNVESRAAGMVINTMGWIEGVGYELLLHAIDTFNASVVLVLGQEKLWSMLRDVLKSKPNVDVVKLQKSGGVVSRNAKVRQKARGSRIREYFYGPANDLSPHSNTANFSDLLIYRIGGGPQAPRSALPVGAEPVSDRLRVAPVSVNQDLHHLVLAVSFAKEPDEIMSSNVAGFIWVTDINFESKKITYLAPSAGSLPGKYLIVGNLTWCE; translated from the exons ATGGCTTACGGCGGCCCCGCCGTTGCTCAGACCGCGCCGCCAGGTAGCTCGGAAACAGTGAGGCAGGTGAAGCTGGACAAAGAATGCGAGTTGAGAGTTGAAGTCGGTCCCAATTTTCCTCTTCGCCTCCGCTTGCTCACCGGCACCGCCGAGATATTCGGAACGGAGATTCCGCCCGAGATTCACCTCACGTTTCCTCCCGGTCACAAATTTGCT GTTTTTACCTGGTATGGAGCTACAATTGAAATTGATGGTATTACTGAAACTGATTATACAGCTGATGAG ACGCCCATGATCAGCTATATCAATGTGCATGCCGTGCTGGATGCTAGAAGAAATCGTGCTAAGGGTTCACCCAGTGATTCTGATGATTCTCAG GGACCAAGGGTTATTGTCGTGGGACCTACTGATTCTGGAAAGAGTACATTGTCAAGAATGCTTCTAAGCTGGGCAGCTAAACAGGGATGGAAACCTACCTTTGTAGATTTAGACATAGGCCAAGGATCTATAACAATTCCTGGATGTATAGCTGCAACTCCGATTGAGCTTCCTATTGATCCAGTGGAGGGAATTCCTCTTGATATGCCTCTAGTTTACTTCCATGGCCATGTAACCCCTAG TGCCAACGTAGAGTTGTACAAGGTATTGGTGAAGGAGCTTGCTCAAGTTTTGGAGAGGCAGTTTACTGGAAATGTTGAATCTAGAGCTGCAGGCATGGTGATTAATACCATGGGGTGGATTGAGGGTGTTGGTTATGAg TTACTGCTGCATGCAATTGATACGTTCAATGCCTCAGTTGTATTGGTTTTGGGTCAG GAAAAGCTTTGGAGCATGCTTAGAGATGTTTTGAAAAGTAAACCTAATGTAGATGTGGTGAAGCTTCAGAAGTCAGGCGGTGTTGTCTCGAGAAATGCAAAAGTCCGTCAGAAGGCCAGGGGCTCTAGGATACGT GAGTACTTCTATGGCCCTGCGAATGATCTTTCCCCTCATTCTAACACAGCCAATTTCAGTGATTTGTTAATCTATCGTATTGGTGGTGGACCCCAAGCCCCACGCTCTGCTCTGCCAGTTGGTGCAGAACCAGTCTCGGATCGCTTAAGAGTGGCTCCTGTTAGTGTCAACCAAGACTTGCATCATCTTGTATTAGCTGTCTCGTTTGCTAAAGAACCAGACGAAATCATGTCCAG TAACGTTGCTGGCTTCATCTGGGTCACTGATATCAACTTCGAAAG CAAGAAAATCACGTACCTAGCGCCCTCTGCTGGAAGCCTTCCCGGTAAATATTTGATCGTGGGAAACCTAACGTGGTGCGAATAG